The following coding sequences are from one Primulina eburnea isolate SZY01 chromosome 15, ASM2296580v1, whole genome shotgun sequence window:
- the LOC140813811 gene encoding uncharacterized protein: MDHKPSPKDDDSVHLPISELERKLCDAEIVSPTRFQPRTFSELGAQTCSSANSVSVDRPPIRAPEKKLTLFALRLAVLEKAASGIGTLSFIWATVVLLGGFAITLDKTDFWFITVILLIEAARIFSRSHELEWQHQATWSITDAGISSFRALKLSSNHIIEAAKTACRPDVLSGKKSQQNRELALTTCQASRRDLGKKMPSRTWTNSEVPLIPYGKWVFYSKNVSKLLYWLQLASATACVVLSLIKLVHRNYGEVEKSDSDKRNRKSALIIFYSLALADALLFLLEKAYWEWKVSVQKILDQVNKECELGESGLISIRRFFYDAYSKCVNGSIFDGLKMDMTSFAMELLESSSSDEQLIGARILRKFSTISCFSEDTLQKIGINLSVMGRMVEMLNWKDPQEEEIRYSAAEILAKLAGIKQNSLRIAEIPGALESTSCLLHVSRSHNRAADEISEKRIIFDDENYGSWTFNHLGLQILKKLARDHDVCGKIGNTRGLLPKIIEFTHADERLLKSPTAAPSQILTVKRSLQVLKMLSSTSGAAGNRLRKEISEIVFTISYIRDILRYGEKQPELQILGIEILTNLAIEDEATKIIGGTGGVLKELFNIFLNDEFPAKQSNVRAVAGEALAMLALESQDTCERILKLGINGNLIKALEVPLLRINAARIVRNLCAYSGEDSYQQLKNLTAAGPIVLEAIMKEEDKLQEVMTGAAGCIFNLMTSEDSKIMLKKSGLREFDLARRLFMILKKYQDPSIKVPSIRRYAIELAIWMMRDDYTNIQSFMSLGMERELKSILETTSELENFNIFCGAVGLCRHRLPMHSLVETAIKMLENDQKNRDGI, from the exons ATGGATCATAAGCCGTCACCTAAAGATGATGACAGCGTCCATCTGCCTATCTCTGAGCTTGAAAGAAAGCTCTGCGATGCAGAGATCGTTAGTCCCACAAGATTCCAGCCACGTACTTTCAGCGAGCTGGGTGCACAAACCTGCAGCTCCGCAAATTCGGTGTCCGTAGACCGGCCGCCTATTCGAGCTCCTGAAAAAAAGCTTACGCTTTTTGCCCTCCGCCTTGCAGTGCTGGAAAAGGCAGCCTCAGGGATTGGGACTCTCAGTTTCATATGGGCTACGGTTGTTTTGCTCGGGGGTTTCGCCATAACTCTTGATAAAACAGACTTCTGGTTCATTACtgtgatattgttgattgaAGCGGCTAGGATTTTTAGCAGAAGTCACGAGCTTGAATGGCAGCATCAGGCTACATGGTCCATCACCGATGCCGGGATCAGTAGTTTCCGTGCTCTAAAATTGAGCTCGAACCATATCATCGAAGCCGCAAAGACAGCCTGCAGACCGGATGTTCTTTCAGGAAAGAAGAGCCAGCAGAATAGGGAGCTAGCATTGACAACTTGTCAGGCGAGCAGAAGGGATTTGGGTAAAAAGATGCCTAGTCGAACGTGGACAAATTCCGAGGTTCCTCTTATTCCTTATGGAAAATGGGTGTTCTATTCAAAAAATGTCAGCAAGCTTTTGTATTGGCTACAACTGGCGTCTGCCACAGCTTGTGTGGTTCTATCCCTGATAAAGCTTGTGCACCGGAACTATGGGGAAGTGGAGAAGAGTGATAGCGATAAAAGGAACCGGAAATCGGCTCTCATCATATTCTACTCATTGGCTTTGGCTGATGCATTGCTTTTTCTCTTGGAGAAAGCTTATTGGGAATGGAAAGTTAGTGTTCAGAAGATATTGGATCAGGTGAATAAGGAGTGTGAATTGGGTGAATCAGGTTTGATTTCGATTCGGAGATTTTTCTATGATGCCTATTCGAAATGTGTGAATGGAAGCATATTTGATGGCCTGAAAATGGACATGACTTCATTTGCTATGGAGTTGTTGGAATCCAGCTCCTCCGATGAGCAGCTGATTGGAGCAAGAATCTTGAGAAAATTTTCGACCATTTCGTGTTTTTCTGAGGACACGCTTCAGAAGATTGGGATCAATTTATCTGTTATGGGGAGGATGGTGGAAATGTTGAACTGGAAAGATCCTCAAGAAGAAGAGATCAGGTATTCTGCAGCCGAGATTTTAGCAAAATTGGCCGGTATAAAGCAAAACTCGCTGCGAATTGCTGAAATTCCAGGTGCTCTGGAGTCAACGTCATGCCTGCTACATGTCAGCAGAAGCCACAATAGAGCTGCCGATGAAATCTCCGAGAAAAGGATAATCTTTGACGATGAAAACTATGGTTCTTGGACGTTCAATCACTTGGGGCTTCAGATTTTGAAGAAACTAGCTCGTGACCACGATGTCTGTGGAAAAATCGGCAACACGAGAGGTCTGCTGCCAAAGATTATCGAATTCACTCATGCAGATGAGCGGCTGCTGAAGAGTCCAACTGCGGCACCGTCTCAAATTTTGACAGTGAAACGGTCATTGCAGGTTCTAAAGATGCTGTCCAGTACCTCGGGTGCTGCAGGCAATCGACTGAGGAAAGAGATATCAGAGATAGTATTCACAATTAGTTACATCCGTGATATATTAAGATATGGAGAAAAACAACCGGAGCTGCAAATATTGGGAATTGAAATTTTAACAAATCTTGCAATAGAAGATGAGGCAACAAAGATAATTGGAGGTACAGGTGGGGTGCTTAAGGAACTGTTCAACATTTTCTTGAATGATGAATTTCCGGCAAAACAGAGTAACGTACGAGCAGTTGCCGGAGAAGCATTAGCTATGTTGGCTTTGGAGAGTCAGGATACGTGCGAACGGATTCTTAAGTTAGGAATAAACGGGAATCTGATAAAAGCTCTGGAAGTTCCATTGCTTCGCATAAATGCAGCAAGAATCGTGCGAAATTTATGCGCCTATAGTGGAGAGGATTCATACCAGCAACTAAAGAATCTAACTGCTGCAGGGCCTATT GTTCTTGAGGCCATAATGAAGGAGGAGGACAAATTGCAAGAAGTAATGACTGGAGCGGCAGGATGTATTTTCAACCTCATGACATCTGAAGACTCGAAAATCATGCTCAAGAAATCGGGGTTAAGAGAATTCGACCTGGCTCGTCGCCTTTTCATGATTCTGAAGAAGTACCAGGATCCATCAATTAAAGTTCCAAGCATAAGAAGGTATGCAATAGAACTTGCAATATGGATGATGAGAGATGATTACACgaatattcaaagttttatgaGCTTGGGAATGGAGAGGGAGCTTAAGTCTATACTAGAGACGACATCAGAGCTGGAGAATTTCAACATTTTCTGTGGAGCCGTTGGCCTATGCCGCCACCGATTACCAATGCACTCATTGGTTGAAACAGCAATAAAAATGTTGGAAAATGACCAAAAGAACAGGGACGgcatataa
- the LOC140813812 gene encoding uncharacterized protein isoform X2 yields the protein MDLVQVINSRGDVLQCSHYKPIVSPEGNALPCVIYCHGNSGCRTDASEAAIILLPSNITVFTLDFSGSGLSGGEHVTLGWNEKDDLQAVVKYLRGDGNVSLIGLWGRSMGAVTSLMYGVEDPSIAGMVLDSPFSDLVDLMMELVDTYKVRLPRFTVKFAIQYMRRAIQKKAKFDIMELNAIKVAKSCFVPVLFGHAVDDDFIQPHHSDRIFDAYMGDKNIIKFEGDHNSPRPQFYFDSICIFFNNVLQPPEDEIESAFYNLTRDYFGKNSLSTSRDEEYFDELVGSPSGATTSSTEDAIKQLRSRRPMSTIVVPADISSKNNELDAQVESRGSDSHPSSSSMISFELSNGSHCSHAPASIDDDEYVEYPLDTLSDFPSNVEEEERMFMEAVLESLKDLEVTHPQPSSNGGDKLPEPETKPEPALKNEQGDSNWSDSIITDSITTSTVKDHEPASQMPFPKLSKSELESPLFCTPISGPKTEETSPSDTSPCNGHLPGGDFVDYSNVWARNDAAQHPMGQETTGVTSRGDTTSGSQGTFDADMNDQTRVVVKVEKNPASNIMDGLLRRWDLNFFRNR from the exons ATGGATCTTGTGCAG GTGATAAATAGCCGAGGAGATGTTCTTCAATGTAGCCATTACAAGCCTATAGTCAGTCCTGAAGGAAATGCACTACCCTGTGTAATTTACTGCCATGGAAATAG TGGTTGCCGCACAGATGCCAGTGAAGCTGCCATTATATTGTTACCGTCAAATATTACTGTTTTTACTCTTGATTTCTCTGGTTCTGGACTCTCTGGAGGAGAGCACGTCACTCTGGGGTGGAATGAA AAGGATGATCTCCAAGCTGTTGTTAAATATCTAAGGGGGGATGGGAATGTTTCCTTGATTGGTTTATGGGGCCGCTCCATGGGTGCTGTTACTAG CTTGATGTATGGAGTTGAGGATCCTTCCATAGCAGGAATGGTGCTAGACAGCCCCTTCTCTGATTTAGTTGACTTGATGATGGAATTGGTTGATACTTACAAAGTTCGCCTTCCCAGATTCACT GTTAAGTTTGCAATCCAGTATATGCGTAGAGCTATTCAGAAAAAGGCAAAATTTGACATAATGGAGCTCAATGCAATCAAG GTTGCAAAATCTTGCTTTGTTCCAGTTCTTTTTGGTCACGCCGTTGATGATGATTTCATACAACCCCATCATTCTGATCGGATATTTGATGCTTATATG GGGgacaaaaatataatcaaatttGAGGGTGATCACAATTCTCCCCGACCTCAATTTTACTTTGATtcaatttgtatttttttcaaCAATGTATTACAACCTCCCGAGGATGAAATAGAAAGTGCATTTTATAACTTGACTAGAGACTACTTCGGGAAG AATAGTCTGAGCACTTCTCGTGATGAGGAATATTTTGATGAATTAGTGGGTTCACCTTCTG gtGCAACAACTAGTAGCACCGAGGATGCCATTAAACAACTTCGATCCAGGAGACCTATGAGTACAATAGTG GTTCCCGCTGATATTTCGTCTAAAAATAATGAACTTGATGCGCAG GTGGAAAGTAGGGGATCTGATTCTCATCCATCATCTTCTAGTATGATCAGCTTTGAACTCTCCAATGGCAGTCATTGTTCTCATGCACCTGCATCAATTGATGATGACGAATATGTTGAGTATCCTCTCGATACTTTGTCAGATTTCCCAAGCAACGTGGAGGAAGAAGAGAGG ATGTTCATGGAAGCTGTGCTTGAGTCGCTGAAGGACTTGGAGGTTACACACCCTCAACCATCATCCAACGGTGGTGATAAACTCCCAGAACCAGAAACAAAACCAGAACCAGCACTAAAGAATGAACAAGGGGATTCTAACTGGAGTGATTCCATAATAACAGACTCAATTACCACATCAACTGTTAAGGATCACGAACCAGCATCTCAGATGCCATTTCCTAAACTGAGCAAATCAGAATTAGAATCTCCACTGTTTTGCACTCCAATTTCAGGACCAAAGACGGAAGAAACTTCTCCAAGCGACACATCACCATGTAATGGCCATTTACCTGGTGGTGACTTCGTCGATTATTCAAATGTCTGGGCAAGAAATGATGCTGCACAGCATCCAATGGGACAAGAAACTACTGGGGTGACATCTCGTGGTGATACAACATCAGGCAGTCAGGGTACATTCGACGCTGACATGAATGATCAGACGAGAGTCGTCGTTAAAGTTGAGAAGAACCCGGCAAGCAATATCATGGATGGCCTGTTACGCCGTTGGGATCTCAATTTCTTCAGGAACAGATGA
- the LOC140813812 gene encoding uncharacterized protein isoform X1: protein MEQLINFIIRPPRAEYNPKNDLLDQEFTLKGKCYQRKDLEVINSRGDVLQCSHYKPIVSPEGNALPCVIYCHGNSGCRTDASEAAIILLPSNITVFTLDFSGSGLSGGEHVTLGWNEKDDLQAVVKYLRGDGNVSLIGLWGRSMGAVTSLMYGVEDPSIAGMVLDSPFSDLVDLMMELVDTYKVRLPRFTVKFAIQYMRRAIQKKAKFDIMELNAIKVAKSCFVPVLFGHAVDDDFIQPHHSDRIFDAYMGDKNIIKFEGDHNSPRPQFYFDSICIFFNNVLQPPEDEIESAFYNLTRDYFGKNSLSTSRDEEYFDELVGSPSGATTSSTEDAIKQLRSRRPMSTIVVPADISSKNNELDAQVESRGSDSHPSSSSMISFELSNGSHCSHAPASIDDDEYVEYPLDTLSDFPSNVEEEERMFMEAVLESLKDLEVTHPQPSSNGGDKLPEPETKPEPALKNEQGDSNWSDSIITDSITTSTVKDHEPASQMPFPKLSKSELESPLFCTPISGPKTEETSPSDTSPCNGHLPGGDFVDYSNVWARNDAAQHPMGQETTGVTSRGDTTSGSQGTFDADMNDQTRVVVKVEKNPASNIMDGLLRRWDLNFFRNR, encoded by the exons ATGGAACAGCTTATAAACTTCATTATAAGACCACCCAG AGCTGAATACAATCCAAAAAATGATTTGTTAGATCAAGAATTTACGCTGAAAGGCAAGTGCTACCAAAGGAAAGATTTGGAG GTGATAAATAGCCGAGGAGATGTTCTTCAATGTAGCCATTACAAGCCTATAGTCAGTCCTGAAGGAAATGCACTACCCTGTGTAATTTACTGCCATGGAAATAG TGGTTGCCGCACAGATGCCAGTGAAGCTGCCATTATATTGTTACCGTCAAATATTACTGTTTTTACTCTTGATTTCTCTGGTTCTGGACTCTCTGGAGGAGAGCACGTCACTCTGGGGTGGAATGAA AAGGATGATCTCCAAGCTGTTGTTAAATATCTAAGGGGGGATGGGAATGTTTCCTTGATTGGTTTATGGGGCCGCTCCATGGGTGCTGTTACTAG CTTGATGTATGGAGTTGAGGATCCTTCCATAGCAGGAATGGTGCTAGACAGCCCCTTCTCTGATTTAGTTGACTTGATGATGGAATTGGTTGATACTTACAAAGTTCGCCTTCCCAGATTCACT GTTAAGTTTGCAATCCAGTATATGCGTAGAGCTATTCAGAAAAAGGCAAAATTTGACATAATGGAGCTCAATGCAATCAAG GTTGCAAAATCTTGCTTTGTTCCAGTTCTTTTTGGTCACGCCGTTGATGATGATTTCATACAACCCCATCATTCTGATCGGATATTTGATGCTTATATG GGGgacaaaaatataatcaaatttGAGGGTGATCACAATTCTCCCCGACCTCAATTTTACTTTGATtcaatttgtatttttttcaaCAATGTATTACAACCTCCCGAGGATGAAATAGAAAGTGCATTTTATAACTTGACTAGAGACTACTTCGGGAAG AATAGTCTGAGCACTTCTCGTGATGAGGAATATTTTGATGAATTAGTGGGTTCACCTTCTG gtGCAACAACTAGTAGCACCGAGGATGCCATTAAACAACTTCGATCCAGGAGACCTATGAGTACAATAGTG GTTCCCGCTGATATTTCGTCTAAAAATAATGAACTTGATGCGCAG GTGGAAAGTAGGGGATCTGATTCTCATCCATCATCTTCTAGTATGATCAGCTTTGAACTCTCCAATGGCAGTCATTGTTCTCATGCACCTGCATCAATTGATGATGACGAATATGTTGAGTATCCTCTCGATACTTTGTCAGATTTCCCAAGCAACGTGGAGGAAGAAGAGAGG ATGTTCATGGAAGCTGTGCTTGAGTCGCTGAAGGACTTGGAGGTTACACACCCTCAACCATCATCCAACGGTGGTGATAAACTCCCAGAACCAGAAACAAAACCAGAACCAGCACTAAAGAATGAACAAGGGGATTCTAACTGGAGTGATTCCATAATAACAGACTCAATTACCACATCAACTGTTAAGGATCACGAACCAGCATCTCAGATGCCATTTCCTAAACTGAGCAAATCAGAATTAGAATCTCCACTGTTTTGCACTCCAATTTCAGGACCAAAGACGGAAGAAACTTCTCCAAGCGACACATCACCATGTAATGGCCATTTACCTGGTGGTGACTTCGTCGATTATTCAAATGTCTGGGCAAGAAATGATGCTGCACAGCATCCAATGGGACAAGAAACTACTGGGGTGACATCTCGTGGTGATACAACATCAGGCAGTCAGGGTACATTCGACGCTGACATGAATGATCAGACGAGAGTCGTCGTTAAAGTTGAGAAGAACCCGGCAAGCAATATCATGGATGGCCTGTTACGCCGTTGGGATCTCAATTTCTTCAGGAACAGATGA
- the LOC140814665 gene encoding heavy metal-associated isoprenylated plant protein 19-like: MAGKKKHKDDKVVVAEFRVSMYCNACERSVAKAISKIKGVEKFMTDMKNHRVMITGRINPQKVMKKLKRKTGKRVELVDEEDHDNSEGNKGDMREQVMDSWMIDRFDDSELHMMFNDENANSCSIM; encoded by the exons ATGGCTGGTAAGAAGAAACACAAGGATGACAAA GTTGTGGTTGCAGAATTCAGGGTTTCTATGTATTGCAATGCATGCGAAAGAAGTGTTGCCAAAGCCATTTCCAAAATCAAAG GAGTTGAAAAGTTTATGACGGACATGAAAAATCACAGAGTGATGATCACTGGTAGAATTAACCCTCAAAAGGTAATGAAGAAGTTGAAGCGAAAGACGGGAAAGAGGGTGGAGCTTGTGGATGAAGAAGATCATGACAATAGCGAGGGGAACAAAGGGGATATGAGGGAACAAGTAATGGATTCTTGGATGATTGATCGTTTTGATGATAGTGAACTTCACATGATGTTTAATGATGAGAATGCCAACTCTTGTTCGATAATGTAA